The Treponema primitia ZAS-1 genome window below encodes:
- a CDS encoding FMN-binding protein, with protein sequence MKKFFAITLCVAALLLFSCGKAEYKDGTYSGKSGTDDTGAWGEITLTLKDSKVTDCVFITRQKDGSIKDENYGKVNGEISNQDFYDKAQLAVRAMEQYRRQFLENQSLKDLDAVSGATIAYNQFIEAVEGALEEAGK encoded by the coding sequence ATGAAAAAGTTTTTTGCCATTACACTTTGCGTGGCAGCTTTACTGCTTTTTTCCTGTGGTAAAGCTGAGTATAAAGACGGGACATACAGCGGGAAGAGCGGGACGGACGACACCGGCGCCTGGGGGGAGATCACCCTTACCCTGAAGGACAGCAAGGTTACCGATTGTGTGTTTATCACCCGTCAGAAGGATGGGAGCATAAAGGATGAAAACTACGGTAAGGTGAACGGGGAAATATCAAACCAGGATTTTTACGATAAGGCCCAGCTTGCAGTACGGGCCATGGAACAATATAGGCGGCAATTTTTAGAAAACCAGAGCCTGAAGGACCTTGACGCGGTGAGCGGGGCTACCATTGCGTACAATCAATTTATTGAAGCGGTGGAAGGTGCCCTGGAAGAAGCGGGAAAATAA
- a CDS encoding ABC transporter ATP-binding protein → MDLLELRDISKIYGNLKALKDVNLTVRKGEWLAIMGPSGSGKTTMMNIIGCMDKPSTGDVILDGVNIAKESSKNLTTTRRDKIGLIFQQFHLVKYLSALENIMVAQYYHSMPDEKEAMEALDRVGLADRARHLPSQLSGGEQQRVCIARALINYPMLILADEPTGNLDEANESLVLEIFKTLHREGSTLIVVTHDPEVAEDAQRTVVLEHGRVARIVNNTEEGNGKKEGSL, encoded by the coding sequence ATGGATTTACTTGAGTTACGGGACATTTCAAAAATTTACGGCAACCTCAAAGCCTTAAAGGATGTCAACCTGACGGTTCGGAAAGGGGAATGGCTTGCCATCATGGGGCCATCAGGTTCCGGGAAAACCACCATGATGAATATCATAGGCTGCATGGATAAGCCCTCCACGGGAGATGTCATCCTGGACGGCGTTAATATCGCTAAGGAGAGTTCCAAAAACCTCACCACCACCCGGCGGGATAAGATAGGCCTGATCTTCCAGCAGTTCCACCTGGTAAAGTACCTGAGCGCCCTGGAAAATATCATGGTGGCCCAGTACTACCATTCCATGCCCGACGAAAAGGAAGCGATGGAAGCCCTGGACCGGGTCGGCCTGGCGGATCGTGCCAGGCACCTTCCCAGCCAGCTTTCCGGGGGTGAACAGCAGCGGGTCTGCATAGCCCGGGCGCTGATCAACTACCCCATGCTGATCCTGGCTGATGAACCCACGGGTAACCTGGATGAGGCCAACGAATCCCTGGTTCTGGAAATATTTAAGACCCTTCACCGGGAGGGCAGTACCCTGATTGTGGTTACCCACGACCCTGAGGTTGCCGAGGATGCCCAGCGCACGGTTGTGCTGGAACATGGGAGAGTCGCCAGGATTGTTAATAATACGGAAGAGGGGAATGGGAAGAAGGAGGGTTCATTATGA